One part of the Paraburkholderia flagellata genome encodes these proteins:
- a CDS encoding adenylyl-sulfate kinase — protein METLLRTGLYSDLGFSDGERTENLRRVAHVSAPLCKQGFVVVTTATPLDPEHRANVRRIGGGK, from the coding sequence ATGGAGACATTGCTCCGAACCGGGCTCTACTCGGACCTTGGATTCAGTGATGGTGAACGCACTGAAAATCTTCGGCGAGTCGCGCACGTCTCGGCGCCCTTGTGCAAGCAAGGCTTCGTTGTCGTAACGACGGCCACTCCACTCGACCCCGAGCACCGAGCCAATGTGAGGCGCATTGGCGGCGGCAAATAA
- the gmd gene encoding GDP-mannose 4,6-dehydratase, which translates to MKSAIITGITGQDGAYLAEQLLEKGYVVYGTYRRTSSVNFWRIEELGVAGHRNLHLVEHDLQDAGSSIRLIERAQPDEVYNLAAQSFVGVSFEQPALTAQATGVGALNLLEALRIVSPKARFYQASTSEMFGKVQAIPQIESTPFYPRSPYGVAKLYAHWITVNYRESYDIFASSGILFNHESPLRGREFVTRKITDSLAKIRLGKLDVLELGNLDARRDWGYAKEYVDGMWRMLQAERPDTYVLATNRTETVRDFVNAAAKCLDFEIEWEGRAENEIGRDPRSGKTIVRVNPAFYRPAEVDLLIGDPQKAREELGWAPKTPLEELCKMMVEADVARNKRGMSF; encoded by the coding sequence GTGAAATCGGCAATCATTACTGGAATTACCGGTCAGGACGGCGCATATCTTGCCGAACAGCTTCTGGAGAAGGGCTACGTCGTCTACGGCACTTATCGCCGGACAAGTTCGGTAAACTTTTGGCGTATCGAAGAACTTGGCGTCGCCGGCCATCGGAATTTGCACCTTGTCGAACACGACCTGCAGGACGCGGGTAGTTCTATTCGGCTGATCGAACGTGCGCAGCCCGACGAGGTCTACAATCTCGCCGCGCAAAGCTTCGTTGGCGTGTCGTTCGAGCAGCCGGCGCTTACCGCACAGGCGACGGGCGTCGGCGCGCTGAATCTGCTGGAGGCGCTACGTATCGTCAGTCCTAAGGCTCGTTTCTATCAAGCCAGCACGTCCGAGATGTTCGGTAAGGTGCAGGCCATTCCCCAGATCGAGTCGACCCCGTTCTACCCGCGTAGCCCGTATGGTGTCGCGAAGCTCTATGCGCACTGGATCACGGTGAACTACCGTGAGAGCTACGACATCTTTGCGTCAAGCGGTATCCTCTTCAACCACGAGTCGCCGCTTCGCGGTCGCGAGTTCGTGACGCGCAAGATCACCGATTCGCTTGCGAAGATCCGTCTTGGCAAGCTAGATGTTCTCGAACTCGGCAATCTCGACGCGCGCCGCGACTGGGGCTACGCAAAGGAATACGTCGACGGCATGTGGCGCATGTTACAAGCCGAGCGCCCTGATACCTATGTGCTTGCCACCAACCGCACGGAAACAGTGCGCGATTTCGTCAACGCGGCGGCGAAGTGTCTTGACTTTGAGATTGAATGGGAGGGCCGCGCTGAGAATGAAATAGGCCGAGATCCCAGAAGCGGCAAGACGATCGTGCGCGTGAATCCGGCGTTCTATCGACCGGCTGAGGTCGATCTCCTGATCGGCGATCCGCAAAAGGCTCGCGAAGAGCTTGGATGGGCGCCGAAGACCCCTCTCGAAGAATTGTGCAAGATGATGGTCGAAGCTGACGTCGCGCGCAACAAGAGGGGGATGTCGTTCTGA
- a CDS encoding NAD-dependent epimerase/dehydratase family protein, with product MASVLITGGEGFTGRYVAGALRARGHKVSSLVRRCDVPEPDVYACDLLDRARLEEVVGRVRPDWVVHLAAIAFVGHGNAGEIYETNVVGSRNLLEALAKSEKKPSAVLLASSANIYGAGPLGLPIPETAPYHPANDYAVSKVAFEYMAQLWMDRLPIIIVRPFNYIGVGQSPSFLVAKMADHFRRRAPAIELGNRDVARDFSDVRWVADVYCRLLEKAPVGEVFNVCSGHAVTLTHVLQTMSTITGHDIEARTNPNFVRAHEVKSQCGDNRKLLSMIGQLDAPTLYDTLQWMLSDSGAA from the coding sequence ATGGCTTCAGTCCTGATTACAGGGGGCGAGGGCTTTACGGGGCGTTATGTTGCGGGAGCACTGCGCGCTCGCGGTCATAAGGTCTCGAGTCTCGTACGTCGCTGTGACGTTCCCGAGCCGGATGTGTACGCCTGTGATCTGCTGGACCGCGCACGGCTCGAAGAAGTGGTTGGGCGTGTGCGGCCCGACTGGGTCGTACATCTCGCCGCCATCGCGTTTGTCGGACACGGCAATGCAGGTGAGATCTACGAGACAAATGTTGTAGGGTCACGCAATCTGCTTGAGGCGCTCGCGAAATCCGAAAAGAAGCCCTCTGCGGTACTGCTTGCAAGTAGTGCGAACATTTATGGTGCCGGTCCACTAGGCCTGCCTATCCCGGAGACGGCACCGTATCATCCGGCGAACGACTACGCAGTGAGCAAGGTCGCGTTCGAGTACATGGCGCAGCTTTGGATGGATCGTTTGCCGATCATCATTGTGCGTCCGTTTAACTACATTGGTGTTGGCCAGTCGCCTAGCTTTCTCGTTGCGAAAATGGCGGATCACTTCCGTCGGCGTGCTCCGGCCATCGAACTGGGCAATCGGGACGTGGCTCGCGACTTCTCAGATGTGCGCTGGGTGGCTGACGTGTATTGCAGGCTGCTCGAAAAGGCGCCTGTCGGCGAAGTGTTCAATGTGTGTTCTGGCCATGCGGTCACCCTCACGCACGTGCTGCAGACGATGTCCACGATCACCGGTCACGATATCGAAGCGCGGACCAATCCTAACTTTGTGCGTGCGCACGAAGTGAAATCGCAGTGCGGCGATAACCGGAAGCTGTTGAGCATGATCGGACAGCTCGACGCGCCGACACTCTACGACACCTTGCAGTGGATGTTGTCCGATAGCGGCGCCGCCTGA
- the galE gene encoding UDP-glucose 4-epimerase GalE, which yields MTATNSKGTILVTGGAGYIGSHTCVELLNDGYDVVAVDNLVNSRSESLKRVEQITGKPVAFYEADVRDAAALSRIFEAHSVTGVIHFAALKAVGESVAKPIEYYRNNVDGLLVVLDVMRQHGVKQFVFSSSATVYGVPERSPIDESFPLSATNPYGQSKLIAEQILRDVEISDPSWRIAVLRYFNPVGAHESGLIGEDPAGIPNNLMPYVAQVAVGKLEKLRVFGGDYPTPDGTGVRDYIHVVDLAKGHLKAIDALASRGEGFVVNLGTGHGYSVLELVRAFEQASGRPVLYEIVARRPGDIAECYANPVAAENVIGWKAEFGIARMCVDHWRWQERNPRGFK from the coding sequence ATGACTGCGACGAATTCAAAGGGCACCATCCTCGTCACCGGCGGCGCGGGCTACATCGGCTCGCACACCTGCGTCGAACTGCTCAATGACGGCTATGACGTGGTCGCCGTCGACAATCTCGTGAACAGCCGAAGCGAATCGCTCAAGCGCGTCGAGCAGATCACGGGCAAGCCGGTCGCGTTCTATGAAGCCGATGTGCGCGACGCGGCCGCCCTTTCGCGCATCTTCGAGGCGCACAGCGTCACCGGCGTGATCCATTTCGCGGCACTAAAGGCCGTGGGCGAGTCGGTCGCAAAGCCCATCGAGTATTATCGCAACAACGTGGACGGTCTACTGGTCGTGCTCGATGTGATGCGCCAGCACGGTGTCAAGCAGTTCGTGTTCAGTTCATCGGCAACCGTGTATGGCGTGCCCGAGCGCTCGCCCATTGACGAATCGTTTCCGCTTTCCGCGACGAATCCGTACGGTCAGTCAAAACTCATCGCAGAGCAGATCCTGCGCGATGTCGAGATCTCGGACCCGTCGTGGCGCATCGCCGTGCTGCGTTATTTCAATCCGGTGGGCGCGCATGAGAGCGGCTTGATCGGCGAAGATCCAGCCGGCATCCCGAACAATCTGATGCCGTATGTCGCGCAAGTGGCGGTCGGTAAGCTCGAGAAGCTGCGCGTTTTCGGGGGCGACTATCCGACACCGGATGGTACGGGCGTGCGCGACTACATTCACGTGGTTGATCTGGCCAAGGGCCACCTCAAGGCGATCGATGCGCTCGCTTCGCGCGGTGAAGGCTTTGTCGTGAATCTCGGCACCGGGCACGGCTATAGCGTGCTCGAACTCGTGAGGGCGTTCGAACAGGCGTCAGGGCGGCCCGTGCTTTATGAGATCGTGGCGCGCCGGCCCGGCGATATTGCCGAGTGCTATGCAAATCCGGTTGCGGCGGAGAACGTCATCGGCTGGAAGGCAGAGTTCGGGATCGCGCGCATGTGCGTGGACCACTGGCGCTGGCAGGAGAGGAATCCGCGGGGGTTTAAGTAA
- a CDS encoding glycosyltransferase family 4 protein codes for MTLVCNTAWAIYTYRRGFLRALTQSGARVTVIAPRDRTFEPLEQMGCRCIELPVASKGTNPLDDLRTLLALFKHYRALKPDVVFHYTIKPNIYGSIAAWLARVPSVAVTTGLGYVFIRKSRAAEVAKRLYRFAFRFPREVWFLNRDDEAAFMDGNLLVHPERARLLHGEGVDLEDFPFTPLPARAEFAFVLIGRLLWDKGVGEYVEAARALRVRYPHARFQLLGPVGVDNPSAISRDEVAAWEREGVIEYLGETADVRPYIADANCVVLPSYREGVPRTLMEASAMGRPIVATDVPGCREVVADGENGLLCQARNPASLATSLARMLDLGDAARAAMAGRGRKKIEKEFDERVVVQRYRELIREITGSTF; via the coding sequence ATCACCCTCGTCTGCAATACCGCCTGGGCGATCTACACCTACCGTCGCGGTTTCCTGCGCGCGCTGACCCAAAGCGGCGCGCGAGTCACCGTGATCGCGCCGCGCGACCGCACCTTTGAGCCGCTCGAACAAATGGGCTGTCGGTGCATCGAACTGCCGGTGGCCTCGAAAGGAACGAACCCGCTCGACGACTTGCGCACGCTCCTCGCGCTCTTCAAGCACTACCGCGCGCTCAAGCCCGACGTCGTCTTCCACTACACGATCAAGCCCAACATCTACGGCTCGATTGCAGCGTGGCTTGCGCGCGTGCCATCCGTGGCTGTAACGACGGGCCTTGGCTACGTCTTCATTCGGAAGAGCCGCGCTGCCGAGGTCGCCAAACGACTCTACCGCTTTGCGTTCCGATTTCCGCGCGAAGTCTGGTTCCTCAATCGCGACGACGAGGCCGCCTTCATGGACGGCAACCTCCTCGTGCATCCCGAGCGCGCAAGGCTGCTTCACGGCGAAGGCGTCGATCTCGAGGACTTCCCGTTCACTCCGCTGCCCGCGCGCGCCGAATTTGCCTTCGTTTTGATTGGCCGACTGCTGTGGGACAAAGGCGTAGGCGAATATGTCGAGGCCGCCCGCGCACTGCGCGTGCGCTATCCTCACGCGCGCTTTCAGTTGCTCGGCCCGGTGGGTGTGGACAACCCGAGCGCCATCTCGCGTGACGAGGTCGCAGCGTGGGAACGCGAAGGTGTGATCGAATACCTTGGCGAGACGGCCGACGTACGGCCTTATATCGCTGATGCCAATTGTGTGGTCCTACCCTCTTATCGCGAAGGCGTGCCACGCACGCTGATGGAGGCCAGCGCTATGGGGCGGCCGATCGTGGCCACTGACGTGCCCGGGTGTCGCGAAGTCGTCGCCGATGGCGAAAATGGGCTGCTCTGCCAGGCACGCAACCCGGCCTCGCTGGCCACCAGCCTCGCGCGTATGCTCGACCTCGGCGACGCGGCTCGCGCCGCCATGGCCGGGCGCGGCCGGAAAAAAATAGAGAAAGAATTCGACGAACGCGTTGTGGTACAACGCTATCGGGAACTGATCCGGGAAATCACCGGGTCGACATTTTGA
- a CDS encoding glycosyl hydrolase family 79 C-terminal domain-containing protein — MRTKNSRLVYADGNQVLAAMDRRGFIRLGACAAVSMLAGCGGGSSGSQAATTPDQSSTLPAGVPMTLSVQQAMPNTATLDASFASLSYEKGHINTSPGVYFGPGNTNLIGLLNALGAGMLRIGGNTVDRNTWTPAGVGQTKGQVSRIDVANFAKFIKRCPRWKVIYGINFAGARGSTSSPSLAADEAAYVAQQLGGQLLAFEIGNEPDQYGDSRTPNLSGITYDIFLNGGTVAQGTISGWNQFAQAIANAVNGAVFSGPAASSGTSGWAESFAVSETGKIALVTEHYYISNYSSAAPTIAGMLNYPDTSLVAELQKLQSVSQQAGIPFRIDEANSYFSSALPAGVSNVFASALWAVDFIFTHAQYGASGLNFHNNGSIDSYAVIGDAQGVVTAVQPLYYALMFFSQIFADGASGQLLTTALSASDVAVSAFAVATGSGATYVVVNNKDSDNGANVTIQLDASASRATVMTLASSGANAADQLANPGIYNSGAGITFGGQAVALDGAWQGTPQQTLDVTDQRVTVHVAPVSAALIRIR, encoded by the coding sequence ATGAGAACAAAAAATAGCCGACTGGTGTACGCGGACGGGAATCAGGTGCTGGCAGCGATGGACCGGCGCGGGTTCATCCGTTTAGGCGCGTGCGCCGCCGTATCGATGCTGGCCGGGTGTGGCGGCGGCAGTTCGGGATCGCAAGCCGCAACGACGCCCGACCAGTCGAGTACGCTGCCAGCTGGCGTTCCGATGACGCTGAGCGTGCAGCAAGCCATGCCCAATACTGCAACGCTCGATGCGAGTTTTGCGAGCTTGAGCTACGAAAAAGGCCATATCAATACTTCGCCGGGCGTCTACTTCGGTCCGGGCAATACGAATCTGATTGGACTGCTCAATGCACTCGGTGCAGGGATGCTGCGCATCGGCGGGAACACCGTCGATCGCAACACGTGGACGCCCGCGGGAGTAGGGCAAACCAAAGGACAGGTCTCTCGCATCGATGTTGCGAACTTCGCGAAGTTCATCAAGCGGTGCCCCAGGTGGAAAGTGATCTACGGCATTAATTTCGCTGGCGCGCGCGGCTCGACGAGTTCGCCATCGCTCGCGGCCGATGAAGCCGCGTACGTTGCGCAGCAGCTCGGCGGCCAGTTGCTTGCCTTCGAGATAGGCAACGAGCCCGATCAATACGGCGACAGCAGGACGCCGAATCTCAGCGGGATAACCTACGATATCTTTCTTAACGGGGGTACTGTCGCGCAGGGCACGATTTCGGGCTGGAACCAGTTTGCGCAGGCCATCGCGAACGCTGTCAATGGCGCCGTGTTCAGCGGACCGGCGGCTTCGAGCGGCACGTCAGGCTGGGCCGAATCGTTCGCGGTGAGCGAGACCGGGAAGATCGCGCTGGTGACTGAGCATTATTACATCAGCAACTACAGCAGTGCAGCGCCGACGATCGCCGGCATGCTGAACTACCCTGATACGAGCCTCGTCGCCGAGCTGCAGAAATTGCAGTCTGTCTCGCAGCAGGCCGGGATTCCGTTCAGGATCGACGAGGCTAATTCGTACTTCAGCAGCGCCCTTCCCGCGGGCGTGAGCAATGTGTTTGCAAGTGCGTTGTGGGCGGTCGATTTCATTTTCACGCATGCTCAGTACGGTGCAAGCGGCTTGAATTTCCACAACAACGGATCAATCGACAGCTATGCCGTGATTGGCGATGCGCAGGGCGTCGTCACCGCGGTGCAGCCTCTTTACTATGCGCTGATGTTCTTTTCGCAGATATTCGCGGACGGTGCGAGCGGACAGCTTTTGACGACGGCGCTCAGTGCGAGTGATGTGGCGGTAAGCGCATTCGCGGTTGCGACGGGTAGCGGCGCCACCTATGTCGTCGTCAACAACAAGGATTCGGACAATGGAGCGAACGTGACCATCCAGCTTGACGCGTCGGCATCGCGGGCTACCGTGATGACACTGGCTTCGTCGGGGGCGAACGCAGCCGATCAACTGGCCAATCCGGGCATCTATAACAGCGGAGCAGGAATCACGTTTGGCGGGCAGGCGGTGGCGTTAGACGGCGCATGGCAAGGAACACCGCAGCAAACGCTCGACGTGACGGATCAGCGTGTGACCGTGCATGTGGCACCGGTCAGTGCGGCATTGATTCGCATTCGGTAG
- a CDS encoding SDR family NAD(P)-dependent oxidoreductase: MSASGPRVIVITGASAGLGRALALCYSAPGITLGLTGRNVERLEAVASECRARGAEVVAGCMDVRDAVAVQSWIQDLDARHPIDLLIANAGVASTLRSSDDWEGAGRTAEVVDINLYGALHTVLPAIERMRTRRRGQIAIVSSLAGLRGMAISPAYCVSKAALVAYCDSVRPVLARDHVGISVVMPGFVRTAMSDVFPGNKPFMWSAEKAASFIKKRLARRRVEIAFPFSLTLGLKLLRLLPAAIADTILGFLFQVPRRNM, from the coding sequence GTGAGTGCAAGTGGGCCGCGTGTAATCGTTATCACTGGTGCTAGCGCCGGTCTCGGGCGCGCGCTGGCCTTGTGCTACTCCGCCCCTGGTATCACGCTGGGATTGACCGGAAGAAACGTTGAGCGCCTTGAAGCCGTTGCATCGGAGTGCCGCGCGCGCGGCGCCGAAGTTGTGGCGGGCTGCATGGACGTCCGCGATGCAGTGGCGGTTCAGTCGTGGATTCAGGATCTCGACGCGCGACACCCGATCGACTTGCTGATCGCAAACGCTGGCGTTGCCAGCACGCTCCGCTCATCTGACGACTGGGAAGGCGCTGGACGCACTGCCGAAGTTGTCGATATCAATCTCTACGGCGCCTTGCATACGGTGCTGCCCGCTATCGAACGCATGCGTACGCGTCGCCGTGGCCAGATCGCGATTGTCAGTTCGCTCGCCGGGTTGCGGGGGATGGCGATCTCGCCGGCTTATTGCGTGAGCAAGGCAGCGCTCGTGGCCTACTGCGACTCTGTGCGTCCGGTTCTCGCGCGCGACCATGTCGGTATTTCGGTCGTGATGCCGGGTTTCGTGCGCACGGCGATGAGCGACGTCTTCCCTGGCAACAAGCCCTTCATGTGGAGTGCCGAAAAGGCCGCCTCGTTTATCAAGAAGCGCCTCGCGCGGCGTCGAGTCGAAATCGCTTTCCCGTTCAGCTTGACACTTGGGCTCAAGTTGTTGCGTCTGCTGCCGGCCGCTATCGCCGACACAATCCTCGGTTTCCTGTTTCAAGTCCCTCGCCGGAATATGTGA
- a CDS encoding LTA synthase family protein produces the protein MPLTLHPFSDQRRFGFFAAFVAYLINGLSSAQRRAFARAMRASPFAVGRPDVRPDVIVIQSESYFDARRLGEFVSRAPYVHFDRVKRESFEQGQLTVPAWGANTMRSEFAMLTGLTSSELGYARFYPYMFVRRACASLAGYFSRGGYRTMAVHPYHASFFGRRRAFQHMHFERFFDIKNFESASRVGPYVGDLAVAEKIIDVLPDRDERPVFAFAITMENHGPLHLETVSQGEARSRHTLGDDAPWRDLTAYLRHVENADAMIGRLTDHLRESGRPTVVCFYGDHVPALSSVFDALATEPVRSDYFIWRNFGNDLGKRRDVSVETLGSTIQRAMMHANGVDTDTRNDLQQMPA, from the coding sequence TTGCCGCTCACGCTGCACCCATTCTCGGATCAACGTCGATTCGGGTTTTTCGCCGCATTCGTGGCTTATTTGATCAACGGGTTGAGCAGCGCGCAACGGCGCGCATTCGCTCGCGCCATGCGTGCAAGTCCATTTGCGGTGGGTCGTCCCGACGTCCGTCCCGATGTCATCGTCATTCAGAGCGAATCGTATTTCGACGCCCGCCGGCTGGGCGAGTTTGTGTCTCGCGCGCCCTACGTGCATTTCGATCGCGTGAAGCGTGAGTCGTTCGAGCAAGGCCAATTGACGGTGCCGGCGTGGGGCGCGAATACGATGCGCAGCGAATTCGCGATGCTCACAGGCTTGACATCGTCCGAACTGGGCTACGCGCGCTTTTATCCATATATGTTCGTGCGCCGGGCGTGCGCGTCGCTGGCGGGTTATTTCAGCCGCGGTGGCTATCGCACGATGGCCGTGCATCCCTATCACGCGAGCTTTTTCGGCCGCCGCCGGGCGTTCCAGCATATGCATTTCGAACGCTTCTTCGACATCAAGAATTTCGAGAGTGCGTCTCGTGTGGGCCCCTACGTTGGGGATCTCGCGGTGGCAGAGAAGATCATCGATGTCCTGCCGGACCGTGATGAAAGACCGGTGTTCGCCTTTGCGATCACGATGGAAAACCACGGCCCGTTGCACCTGGAGACGGTCTCACAGGGGGAGGCGCGATCGCGGCACACGCTGGGAGACGACGCGCCCTGGCGCGACCTGACCGCCTACCTCCGGCATGTGGAAAACGCGGACGCGATGATCGGCCGGTTGACCGATCATTTGCGCGAAAGCGGCCGCCCGACTGTCGTGTGCTTTTATGGTGACCACGTTCCTGCGTTGAGTTCCGTATTCGATGCGCTCGCAACGGAACCAGTCCGCAGTGACTACTTTATTTGGCGCAACTTCGGGAACGATCTCGGCAAGCGGCGAGACGTCAGCGTCGAGACGCTCGGCTCCACGATACAACGCGCGATGATGCACGCGAATGGCGTTGACACCGATACGCGGAACGATTTGCAGCAGATGCCGGCATGA